In Mucilaginibacter celer, one DNA window encodes the following:
- a CDS encoding cupin domain-containing protein, with protein sequence MNTINQTQPAGNDTAGEMNINIIFNKKVDGGNLSIIEQQIPYKAGVALNLCNNHDKVVYVIEGRFRFFAGGRYYDAEKGASLFIPKGTLHGYKNPAPQTGKVLVTLTPGGANGFLNKIERTVQLVQPGKSALAMAV encoded by the coding sequence ATGAACACAATTAATCAAACACAACCCGCCGGGAACGATACCGCCGGTGAGATGAACATCAACATTATCTTCAATAAAAAAGTTGATGGCGGTAATTTAAGCATTATTGAACAGCAAATACCCTATAAAGCCGGCGTGGCCTTAAACCTTTGCAATAACCACGATAAGGTGGTTTATGTTATTGAAGGCCGTTTCAGGTTTTTTGCCGGTGGCAGATATTACGATGCCGAAAAGGGTGCAAGCCTCTTCATACCAAAGGGCACATTGCATGGTTATAAAAACCCAGCCCCGCAAACAGGCAAGGTACTGGTTACACTAACCCCGGGCGGTGCCAACGGCTTTTTAAATAAAATTGAGCGTACAGTACAGCTTGTACAGCCCGGCAAATCGGCTTTGGCTATGGCCGTTTAG
- a CDS encoding outer membrane beta-barrel protein, whose product MKTTFISLLLFCFFSVSYAQNRAAIKGRVTDSVSKQPLELSTVAMVDVKDSSLIAYTLSKKTGDFELQRLPAETRVKLVISYAGYKSYIRQFNFKKGEVMDIGNISLNSKMLSEVVVRAERVPVKMKKDTIEFDAAAFKTRPNAALEELLKKLPGVQIDGDGTITVNGKDVSKLLIDGKQFFGNDPKIATKNLDAEIVAQVQVYDDRENDPDHLISDTKVPKIINIKLKKAIKRSIFGKVFAGAGSRDRYETGGLFNMFRDTLQLSLIGLSNNLNHTGFSNQEIYSEGGFDRSGGSTSFNGRPSWASNWGGIEKITSGGFNLNQNYGKKLKLNLQYFYSQRNNINNSSNFQQQFLKDTTLLSANTNNRNSNSHSHTATALVEWEPDTVRHLRFSPSLSFSGNDNTASSTGNTRNNFNMPVNTSVGNNFGNGSSTQYRQNFYFHKRSRKHKGESFNISNNLQINPGENTSFNNSDVVNYQHANLSDSLHRRSSRTTNNVSGNIDLSYRYPITKKLTVDITTSNSYNKSSDQLFTYDRKTNTFDSLLVNQSSDLKRDQWTENIKPGITYQLGKNTQIIAGLNTQWQQIENNFVSSRLSQNYFFLLPTLRFETDRLSISYDRGVNQPGISSLQPVTIVYSPLYTFTGNPNLKPTINNNYNISYRLYTTQSQVSLWAYGGVYKQENLSINQQTIRSDGSQTVTVVNRDGRPSYSLNVGFNKRFRKMKDWQIFFSTSLNGSYNQNLNLLNNVEGWQNTFNRGIYQNVYFDWKEKATLNIGAGYNIGDTKYKYDDFRIVHTGNFNLNNNLVLRPIRRLVWETKQDFYYNTQIAPGLKKGVNVISTSIALLMLKKDRGELKFTVYDVFDQNVSIYRYTGTNSITDTQNNTLNRYFLVTYSIKFNKLSTK is encoded by the coding sequence ATGAAGACAACCTTTATTTCACTACTGCTTTTTTGTTTCTTTTCTGTTAGTTATGCCCAAAACCGCGCCGCTATTAAAGGTCGCGTAACCGATTCTGTGAGTAAACAGCCGCTTGAGCTAAGTACTGTTGCCATGGTTGATGTTAAAGATTCATCGCTTATTGCCTATACCTTAAGTAAAAAAACCGGCGACTTTGAGTTACAGCGTCTCCCGGCCGAAACGCGGGTAAAGCTGGTGATCTCGTACGCCGGCTATAAAAGCTATATCCGCCAGTTTAATTTTAAAAAAGGCGAGGTTATGGATATCGGCAATATCAGCCTTAATAGCAAAATGCTGAGCGAGGTTGTGGTACGGGCCGAACGCGTACCTGTTAAAATGAAAAAGGATACCATCGAGTTTGATGCAGCCGCCTTTAAAACCCGGCCCAATGCCGCGCTCGAAGAGTTGCTTAAAAAACTGCCCGGTGTTCAAATTGATGGCGATGGCACTATCACCGTTAACGGTAAGGATGTGAGCAAACTGCTTATTGACGGCAAACAGTTTTTTGGTAACGATCCTAAAATAGCTACCAAAAACCTCGATGCCGAAATTGTTGCCCAGGTGCAGGTTTATGACGACAGGGAAAACGACCCGGATCACCTCATTAGCGATACCAAGGTGCCCAAAATCATCAACATCAAACTAAAAAAAGCTATTAAACGAAGCATTTTTGGTAAAGTGTTTGCCGGTGCAGGCTCGCGCGACAGGTATGAAACCGGCGGCTTGTTTAACATGTTCAGGGATACTTTACAACTGAGTTTAATTGGATTGAGCAATAACCTCAATCATACAGGCTTTTCTAACCAGGAAATCTACTCGGAGGGGGGATTTGACCGCAGTGGGGGAAGTACCTCCTTTAACGGCCGCCCAAGCTGGGCCAGTAACTGGGGCGGAATTGAAAAAATCACCTCGGGTGGTTTTAACCTTAATCAAAACTATGGCAAAAAGCTGAAGCTTAACCTGCAGTATTTTTACTCGCAGCGCAATAACATCAATAACTCGTCGAACTTTCAGCAGCAGTTTTTAAAGGATACTACGCTGCTAAGCGCTAACACCAATAACCGCAACTCAAACAGCCATAGCCATACAGCTACAGCTTTGGTTGAGTGGGAGCCGGATACTGTTCGTCACTTACGGTTTAGCCCTTCGTTAAGCTTTAGCGGCAATGATAATACAGCTTCATCAACAGGTAATACCCGCAATAATTTTAATATGCCGGTGAATACCTCGGTAGGGAATAATTTTGGCAATGGCAGCTCTACACAGTACAGGCAAAATTTTTACTTTCATAAACGTTCAAGGAAGCATAAGGGCGAATCGTTTAACATCTCTAACAATCTGCAAATCAATCCGGGTGAAAACACTTCGTTTAATAATAGCGATGTGGTTAATTACCAGCATGCCAACCTGTCGGATAGCCTGCATCGCCGTTCAAGCCGTACCACCAACAATGTGTCGGGCAATATTGATCTGAGCTATCGCTATCCGATTACCAAAAAACTTACAGTGGATATCACTACTTCAAACTCTTACAATAAAAGCAGCGACCAATTGTTTACCTACGACAGGAAAACCAACACCTTCGATTCGCTGCTGGTAAACCAAAGCTCTGATCTTAAACGCGACCAGTGGACAGAGAACATTAAACCTGGTATTACCTATCAGCTGGGCAAAAACACACAGATTATTGCCGGTCTTAATACCCAATGGCAGCAGATAGAAAACAACTTTGTAAGCAGCAGGCTGAGCCAAAACTATTTTTTCCTGTTGCCAACTCTTCGCTTTGAAACCGACAGACTATCGATAAGTTATGACCGGGGCGTAAACCAGCCGGGCATATCAAGCCTGCAGCCGGTTACCATTGTTTACAGTCCGCTGTATACGTTTACCGGTAATCCTAATTTAAAGCCCACTATTAACAATAATTATAATATCAGCTACCGCCTTTACACTACGCAAAGCCAGGTAAGCCTGTGGGCTTACGGGGGCGTTTATAAACAGGAAAACCTGTCGATAAATCAGCAAACCATCCGGTCAGACGGGTCGCAAACCGTTACTGTAGTTAACCGCGACGGTCGGCCCAGCTATAGCCTCAATGTTGGGTTCAACAAACGTTTCAGAAAGATGAAAGACTGGCAGATCTTTTTCTCCACCTCGTTAAATGGCTCGTACAATCAAAACCTCAACCTGCTAAACAATGTTGAAGGCTGGCAAAATACCTTTAACCGGGGAATCTATCAAAACGTTTATTTTGACTGGAAAGAAAAAGCAACTTTAAACATTGGCGCAGGCTATAACATAGGCGATACCAAGTACAAATACGACGATTTTAGAATCGTGCATACCGGCAACTTTAACTTGAACAATAACCTGGTATTAAGGCCCATCAGGCGATTGGTTTGGGAAACCAAGCAGGATTTTTATTACAACACCCAGATAGCCCCGGGTTTAAAAAAGGGAGTTAACGTAATAAGCACCTCGATAGCTTTGCTGATGCTCAAAAAAGATAGGGGAGAGCTTAAATTTACCGTATACGATGTGTTTGATCAAAACGTGAGCATCTACCGCTACACGGGCACAAACTCCATTACCGACACTCAAAATAATACGCTAAACCGGTATTTTTTGGTTACTTATAGTATTAAGTTTAATAAGCTGAGTACGAAGTAG